The nucleotide window ATGCGAGGTATGCAGCCGCCGGTAGCTGATGTCTTGCGCGGCGAGGCGCTGCTCCAGCGCGGCGACCGCTTCGGGCGTGCCGGAGACAACCGAGAGCGCGGGGCCGTTCGTGGCCGCAAGGCTGAGATTCTCGCTCAGCAGCGGACGCACATCGGCTTCCGAGAGCGATACACTGAGCATCGAGCCGGTCGGCAGCGATTGCATCAGCCGTCCGCGCGCTGCAACCAGGCGCAGCGCGTCCTCAAGACGGAAGACGCCCGCGAGGGTAGCCGCGACGTACTCGCCGATCGAGTGGCCGATCAGCGCTCCGGGCGTGATGCCCCAGCTCATCCAGAGCTGGGCCAGCGCGTACTCGATCACAAACAGCGCGGGCTGCGTGATCGCCGTTTGTTCGAGCTGCTGCGCGGCAGCCTCGGCCTCAGTCGGCATCGGAAAGAGCACGTCGCGCAGGTCAAGCTTCAGGTGCGGCTTGAGCAGCTCCGCGCAGCGATCCACGGCGGCGCGAAACACCGGCTCGATTTGGTAGAGCTCCAGGCCCATCCGGACATACTGCGCGCCCTGGCCGGGGAACAGAAACGCGACGGGCCGCTCGCCCATCACGCGCTCGTTTGAAAAGACGGCCTGTGGATCGACGGTTTCCAGCGCGGCGGCGGCCCCTTCGACGCCGCGGCACACGAGCATGCGGCGATGACCAAAGTCGTGGCGGCCTGTCTTCAAGGTAAAGGCGACATCCGCCAGATCGCTGTCGGCAGCGTGGCGCAGGTAGTCTGCAAGATTCAGCGTAGCAGCCGCTAACGCCGACGGGGTGCGCGCTGAAAGTGTCAGCAGGTGCCAGGCGCGCGACGGTCCCGAAGGCGCGGCGGCGGGCGCTTCTTCCAGAATGACATGCGCGTTGGTTCCGCCAAAACCAAACGAGCTGACTCCGGCGCGGCGCGGCACGCCATCGGTTTCCCAGCTCGTGAGCGCGGTGTTGACGCGGAAGGGGCTGTTGTCGAAATCGATCTCAGGGTTGGCCTGCGTGAAGTGCAAGGATGGCGGGATCTGCCGGTGCTTGAGCGCCAGGACAGTCTTGAGCAGGCCGGCCATGCCCGCTGCCGCGTCCAGGTGGCCCATGTTGCTCTTGACCGTGCCGATGCGGCAAAAGCCTTGCTTCCTGGTGCTGGCGCGAAACGCATTGGTCAGCGCTCGCACCTCGATCGGATCGCCGAGCGCGGTAGCCGTGGCGTGCGCCTCGACGTACGAGATCGTTTCCGCGTCGATGCCGGACGAGGCCAGCGCGTCGATAATCACAGCGCTCTGCCCTTCGACGCTGGGCGCAGTAAACGAGGCTTTGAGCGAGCCGTCGTTATTGGTGGCCGAGCCTTTGATCACGGCGTGAATCGTGTCGCCATCGGCCAGCGCATCGTCCAGGCGCTTTAAGATCGCCACGCCCATGCCGCTGCCAAACACCGTGCCCTGAGCCTGCGCATCGAACGCGCGGCAATGCCCATCCGGTGAGAGCATGCTGCCCTGCTCGTACAGGTAGCCGACGTGGTGCGGCACGTTGATCGTGACGCCGCCAGCCACTGCCATCCGGCACTCGCCGAACAGCAAGCTCTGGCAGGCCAGGTGAATCGCGACCAGCGACGTGGAGCAGCCGCTCTGCACGGCGGTGCTCGGCCCGCGCAGGTTGAGCTTGTAGGAAATGCGCGTGCTCAGCGAGCTGATGTCGTTGCCCAGCAGCACGAGCAGCATGTTCTGCGGCTGCGCCAGGACTGGATCGGTGTACAATCCGACCACATACGAGCTCATGCGGGCACCGGCGAACACGCCGATCGGCTCGGCGTGCTTTTCGGGGTCGTATCCGGCGTGCTCCAGCGCTTCCCAGACGCACTCCAGCATGAGCCGCTGCTGCGGGTCCATCGTTGTGGCTTCCAGCGGCGAGTAGCCAAAAAAGTCCGCATCGAACAGGTCGATGTCGTTCAACACGGGCGCTGCTCGTACATAGTTCGGCGCGGTGTATTCCGCAGCGGGAACGCCCGACTCCTGGAGCGCTTCATCGCTGAAAAACGCGATCGACTCGACGCCGTCACGTAGGTTCTGCCAAAATTCGTCCAGGTTCCTGGCACCAGGAAATCGACCCGCCATCCCAACGATAGCGATGTCGAGGCCCACTGGCTGATCTTCCGTCTCCCGCAGGTCACTCATGGCTCTATCTCTCCAATGGTGCGATGCATGACAAGCATATCCCGTATCCGCTCCCAGGTGCGGACTGTCTGATCGCCCTCTACCGCCGTCGCTGCACCACCTGATGACGTCGGCCCAGATCCGCTTTCCGCTTGGCGAGACGCTCGGCCATCTGCCGGGCCGCCTCGTCTTCATCCTGCGCCAACAGCTCGGCAAGGAAGCGAATCGTCGGGCGCTGGTAGAGCATGGCCGTCGGCACCTCGACCTGCAAGATTTTCTTCAGCCGAGTCATGGTGTGGATCGCAATCAGCGAGTTCCCACCAAGCTCAAAGAAGTTGTCGTCGATGCCAATCTGCTCAAGGCCGAACACCGCTTGCCAGGTGTCCATAATCGTGCGCTCAAGGTCCGTGCGCGGCGCAACATATGGGCTGGAAAGCTGCGGACGCGGGTGTTGTGCGCGCAGCCCGCCAGCGCCAGCGCCGCCGAGCGCATCGGCGGCGCGTGGCGGCTGCTTGATCCGGCTGGCAAGATCGCCCGTGGAAACCACCACGCGGCTCCCCGGTCGCTCGGTCAGCAGCCGCCGCGCTGCTTCCACGCCGGCGTGCGGCTCGATCATGAACTGGGCCAGCGGCGCGTTTGGCATAGCTGCTGCGTCGCCTTCCGGCTGCCAGATGTCCCAATCCACGCTGAGCCAGGGCGTGCCGGTGGTTTGGGTCTGATGTTCGGCCAGCGCGTCCATAAACAGGCTTGCCGCGGCATGCGCTGCCTGTCCCAGGCCACCGAGCACGGACGACAGCGACGACGTCAGGAGGCAGAAGTCAAGCTCTCGCGCCGCCAGGGTTTCCACCAGCGCGGAAAGCTGCTGCATGGTGCGCATGATCTGGTGCTCGGCTTCGGTGTCGCCAAGCTCCTGAATCGGCGTGAACGCGCTGCTGCCGATGCTGCCTGTCGTATGAATCACGCCGTGAAGGTCGCCGAATCGCGCCAGGCCCAGCGCCACCGCCGCCTGCATCGCGTCGAGGTCGGTGCCGTCGGCGCTTGCTACCAGCACTTGAGCGCCGGACGCTTGCAGCGTTTGCAGCCGCGCGAGTTTGCGGCTGACCTCATCGGCGGCGTCGTGGGTGGTCAGCCAGGACGACCAGTGCTCCGGCTGGGGGAAGTCGGCCCGCTCGATCAGCAGGAGCTTTGCGCCGACGGTCAGGACCAGCAGTTGCGCCAGCGCCCAGCCCACCCCGACCAGCCCTTCCGTGATCATGTACACGCCATGCTCGCGGAGCGGGTAGGTCGGCGCGCGATCCGCTGCCAGTTGCACCGGCTCGAACGTGGGCACCCAGCGCCGGTTGCCGCGATACGCCACGATCGGATCGTCGGTCGTAGCCTGCATCTCGGCCAGCAGGTGATCTGCTTGACGCGCCTGCTCCAGCGCCGATTGCGCTGGCGACATCTCAACGTAGCGGCAGGTGATCAGCGGATACTCCTGGGGGATCACCAGGCAGGGACTCAGGATCGTTGCGCGGGCAGGATGCGTGGCATCCGTGCTTTCCACGAGATGGACATAGTTCGAGATCACCCAGAGGCGGAGCGGCGCGGCCAGGCCTTGCTCCTCAAGCGCCTGTGCGAGAAAGATCAGGCTGCGAAAGCCAGTGTCCTGGGTTTCCTTAAATGTCGCGGCGTCGGCGGCAGCGGGCGGAGCGTGGATCAGACTTGCGCAATGCACAACCGCATAGGGCATCTGGCTGCGGGCCGCGAGATCGCGCAGCAGGGCGCTGTAGTCCTCGCGCTGACGCAGGTCGATGGTGTATGCATCCGTGTCGATCCGCGCGAATTGCCCGCCGCGTCGTACCTGGATCACCGGCTGCCCCAGCTCCGCTAGGCGCTGCGCCAGGCTGCGGCCCAGGCCGGTATCATCCACGAACACCAGCCAGGGCGCTGCCGGACCCTGCGCGAGATCGGTCTGGCGGGCAGGCGCGGGCAGCCGTGATCGCTTCCACGAAGTGGTGTAGAACCAGTCGGCGATGTCGGCTGTTCGCTCGGCGGGCGTGGGCGCTGCTTCCTCTCGCGGCGTCGTCTGCGCGTCGATCCAGTAGCGCTGACGCTCAAACGGGTAGGTCGGCAGCGCCACGCGGCGGCGCTGCTCACCGGCATAAAATCCCTGCCAATCGATCGCGACCCCGGCGATCCAGAGCTTGCCGAGCGTGCCGAGCAGGACCGCCAGATCGGGCTGCTGGTGATGCGGCTGTCGCAGCGAGGCCAGCACGACATGCTCAGCGGTGTGTGCAGGGTGCTGCTTCGCCATTGCGGCAAGTGTCTGGCCTGGCCCCATCTCAAGCAACACCTGATCGGGCTGCTGCAACAGCGCCTGCAAGCCGGAGGCGAAGCGCACCGGGTGACGCATGTGGCGGGACCAATACGCCGGATCGGTTGCCTCGCCCGCGTCCATCCAGTTGCCGGTAACAGTTGAGAACAGCGCAATGGTCGGCGGACGCAGGCGGATCTGGGCAAGCAAGGTCTGCAACGGCTCCTCAATCGGGGCCATCATCCATGAGTGGAACGCATGCGTCGTTTGCACCCGCTGGCATGCGATCCCCTGTCCAAGCAAGGTTTGTTCGAGCTCGGCCACGGCCTCGGACGTGCCGGAAACCACACATGCCTGTGGCGTGTTGACCGCTGCCAGCGCAAGATCAGCGCGCAACCACGGCAGTACCTCGGCCTCCGGCAACAGCACGGCCAGCATGGCACCGGACGGCAAGCCCTGGATCAACTGCGCGCGACGCGCCACCAGCGTCAGGGCATCTTCCAGCGAGAAGACGCCCGCCACGCACGCCGCAACGTACTCGCCGATGCTATAGCCGATCATGGCCTGTGGCCGGACACCCCACGTGATCCACAGTTGCGCCAGGGCGTATTCAATGGTGAACAGGATCGGATGCGCCAGCGCCGTTTCGTTGATCGGTTGAGCGCCGTGATCGGTTTGCCAGCCGCTGCGCCGCAGCAGCGCACGCAGGTCGATCTGCCCGCTCGCGGCTGGCGCGTCCGCGCTGGCGCGGGGAGCCGTGCCCTGGGGATACACGACCTCGCGGATGTCGCGGCCAAGCACGGGCGTGAGCAGCGCCGCGCAGCGATCCACCCACGACCGAAAGGTCGGCTCGGACTGATACAGCTCAAGCGCCATGTCGACATAGTGGTCGCCCATGCCCGGAAACATAAACACAACTGGACGATCCTGCATCTGGGAGACGCCGCTGAAGATCCGCGACCGGTCGTGTGTTTCCATGACATGGACGGCATCCGCCGGGCTGCTGCATACCACGATGCGGCGCTGGCCGAAGACTGACCGCCCGACCTGCAAGGTATAGGCGGCATCAGCCAGGTTGAGATCGGGCTGCGCTGCGATGTGCCTCGCCAGATCAGCCGTCATGGCCTCCAGCGCGCTGCCGGTCTTGGCGGAAAGCAGCAGGAGTTGCCACGATCGCGACGCGGAGGATGGCTGCCGCGCGGGGGCCGCTTCAAGTACGACGTGGGCATTGGTTCCGCCAACGCCAAACGAGCTGACGCCAGCCCGGCGCGGTGTGTGCGTTTGGGGCCAATCGGTAAGCTGTGTATTGACATAAAATGGGCTGTTCTCGAAATCAATGTCGGGGTTGGGCTGCTCGAAGTGCAAGCTCGGCGGGATCAGGCCGTGTTCGAGCATCAGCACGGTCTTGATGAAGCTGGTGACACCAGCCGCGCTGGCAAGGTGTCCAAGGTTGCTTTTGACCGAGCCGATCGCGCAGAAGTGCCTGGCGTTCGTCTGGGTGCGAAAGGCTTTGGTCAGCGCACGGATCTCAATCGGATCGCCCAGCTTGGTGGCGGTGCCATGAGTTTCAACGTAGCGGATGGTGTCGGCGCGAATGTCGGCCACGGCCAGCGCCTCGGTAATCACCTGGGTCTGGCCTTCGACGCTCGGCGCGGTAAAGCCCACTTTGACCGCACCATCGTTGTTGAGCGCCGAGCCTTTCACCACGGCGTGGATGTGATCGCCGTCCCGCAGCGCATCGTCCAGCCGCTTCAGCATCACGGCGGCGACACCGCTGCCAAAGATCGTGCCAGCGCCACGGGCGTCGAACGGGCGGCAGTGCCCATCCGGCGAGACATTGCCGCCGTCCAGATACCAATAGCCTTCGGGGTGTTTGACGTGAACCGACACGCCGCCCGCCAGCGCCATATCGCACTCTTCGTTCAACAAGCTCTGGCACGCGATATGGATGGCGACGAGCGATGTCGAGCAGGCGGTTTGAACGGTGAAGCTGGGACCTTTCAGATTGAGCTTGTAGGAAATACGGGTGGCAACGAAATCGGAGGCATTGCTCACATCGATCTGCATCGGGTCGAACGCGCCGAGCGTCTCGCGGTTCGACAGCAGATTATAGAGCAGGTAGGTGTTGGTAGTGCCGCCGCCGAAGACGCCAACGGTGCCGGGGTAGCGCTCCGGGTCGTATCCGGCATGTTCGAGCGCTGCCCAGGCACACTCAAGAAACAGCCGGTGCTGCGGGTCCATCAGCTCGGCCTCACGGGGGGTGTAGCCGAAGAAGGCCGCGTCGAACAGCTCGACACCATCCATGACCGCTGAGGCTTTGACGTAGTGCGGATCGCGCAGCGCGGCAGCGTCGACGCCGAGGGCCTCCAGCTCCTGCTGATCGGGAAAGCGAATCGACTCCACGCCCCGACAAAGGTTGTCCCACAATGCCTGAATCGTGTTCGCGCCGGGGAAGCGCCCGGCCATGCCAACAACAGCGATATCCGCATCGCCTCGATCATGCTCGGTCAACAACGGTTTCTCCTCTATGCAGCTAGCTCTGGAGATGTCGCGGCACGTGTGCCACACCTTCGCCATCGTGGCTATGCGCGTGTGTGCTTCGATGCGTGTGGATCGTCATCGCCTCCTCATATCGCCGCATGCGCTTGTGCATGATCGGTATCCTGGGGTTGGAAGAATGGTCCTGCGGATCGATAGCTCCATGTGCTGTTAGTAGACCATGTCCGTCCCAGGATGTGGGATCGGTTTCCGATAGAAAAGCGATACAGCGAAGCGATCATTGGCGGTGATGGACCCTGCACATTCGTGGAGGATAGCAGGCGCTTGCAGCTCAGTAGGAGATGCCGTCACGAGCAAGATGCACGTCAGCAACGATGCACAGCAGCGCGGGTATTCATGGAGCTAAAGGCCGATGCTGGCACCAGTACCAGCGTGAGGCGAGTGCTGTGAGGCTCCTCGCTCTCACAAGGATGTGTTTTCATACCTATGAGCGTACGTCCAGCGAGTCGCGCCGAACAGCGCGTCCCGTCGAGGGCGTATGGTAAGGCAGCCCGGCTCGCGTCTAACCTGGGGGGTGGTGCGACTGAGCGAATCGTCTGTGCCCACACAGGGTCGGGCACATGGGTTGGTGATCGATGTGGGCAAGTATAAAATATGGTTTATGCTTTTGTCAATGCGTCGTGCGGGGCGGTAGCGGGTGCGTTCTGCCAAAGCCCGGCGCTCCGCTGGTATGATGCGTGGTGCTCAAGCTGTTCATCACGCCAAGCGGATCAACGCCGTCGCCTTTCCAGGTCACGACCATTGACCTGAGCGCGCACAGGCGTTGAATCATGGTAGGGTCGGGCACGATGACGGTGCCGGATCGAACGTACAGGTCCAGACGGTGGGGCCTCCTCCGGGCGGCTGCGCTGCCTCACGACCAGCTTGACACCGCCGATCGTGCGTGGTATGTTCTACCGAACATTGTACGTCGTACGGAGGCACCACCATGACATGCTTCGCCCACAATCTGCGAGAGCTAGCCAACACTGCGCCGAGCAGTGTGACTCGCTCGCTTGTGGAGTGCGCCTTTTAACCAAAAGTGTGCCTTCCGGTTGTGAACGACGGTTGATCTGTGTGAGGCGTCGGCGCGTATCCGGTGATCGTGCCGATGTATCAGCATACTGCCTCCAAATGGTGATCCTGCCATACGTGTTGTAGCACTGCGCCGACGCAGCCCGCCAGACAGGCGCGGCGAAGCGCGTGTTCCATCGCTCCTCGTTCAGGCACGACGAAGGGAATATTTGCGGCCACGGGTGTACGCCACTCCCGTGGCCGTTTGATTCCAACAATATCACCATCGCGGCTACGGGGTATGTCCCCCGTCGTCGCGCTGCTTCGAGCGGCCAGGGACGGGAAGCCCTGCGCCGCTCGTTGGCGTGCGGATCGGGGATCGTAGGACTGATGAATCGCAGCGGCGCGCTCGGTCGTGTTGTCCGGCGTTGCCGTGCTGGTGTTTCTGCTTGAGGAGCATACGGTATGCGTGCTCGACGCACCATTTTCTTGTCGTATTACAAGCCCTATCTCAGGCTGCTTGTTGCAGATCTGGTCTGTGCGTTTGTCGTATCAGCCATTACCCTGATACTCCCGCTCTGTGCCAGATACATCACCAAACATATCGTCGCCGGACAGGTACCCAACGCGCTGGAGCAGATCTATGCCGTGGGTGCGGGTATGCTCGCGCTGGTGGTTCTTCATGCGCTGTGCAACACCTTTGTAGACTACCAGGGGCATATGATGGGTACCCTGATGGAACGCGACATGCGCCGTGACCTCTTCGCGCACTATCAAACGCTGTCGCTTCCATTTTACGATCAGCAGCACACCGGCCAGCTCATGACCCGCATGACCAATGATTTGGAGGCGGTGAGCGAGCTGGCGCATCACGGGCCGGAAGATCTTGCGATCGGGCTGCTGAAGTTTGTCGGCGCGTTCAGTATTCTGATCACGATCAACGTGGAACTGACGCTGATCATCTTTCTTTTTTTTCCGATCATGACCGTCTATGCCATGTATTTCAATAAGAAAATGAATGCGGCGCTTCGGGCAAGCAAGGATCGTATCGGCGATATCAACGCCCTCGTTGAAGATACGCTGGCAGGCATCAGGGTGGTCCAGTCGTTTACCAACGAGGCGCTCGAAAACAAGAAGTTTGCCGACGCGAACCAGCGGTTTGTTGAGAGTCGGCGCGCCGGGTATCGGAGTGAGGCATACTTCTCCGAGGGGATGGTCGCCTTTACGCAGCTCATGACCATCGTGGTGGTCGTTGTCGGCGGCGTGGCGATTGTTCAGACGCGCCTGGATGTCGCCGATCTGGTGACGTACCTGCTCTACATCGGCGTCCTCATCGAGCCTATTCAGCGCTTTGTAAACATTGCGCGGCTGTATCAGGAAGGCATCACCGGGTTCGATCGGTTTATGGAGATGATGGAGGTGCAGCCCGACATTCACGACGCGGCGGAGACGATGGCGCTGTCACGGGTGCGGGGCCACGTGGCATTTCAGGATGTCAGCTTCAGATATAACGAAGACTATGATCATATCCTCAGGAACATCTCGCTGGAGATCAAGGCCGGCGAATATGTTGCCCTGGTGGGAGCGTCCGGCGTGGGGAAGACCACCCTCTGCTCGTTACTCCCCCGCTTCTATGATGTCAGCCAGGGACAGATCCTGCTCGACGGTACGAATATCAGGGATATTCGCCTATCGTCGCTCAGACGGAGCATCGGGTTTGTTCATCAGGATGTTTATTTATTTGCGGGGACCATCGCCGATAATATCCGCTACGGCAACCTTGATGCCCGTGAGGAAGACATCATCGAGGCGGCCAAAAAGGCGCATGCCCATGCGTTTATCATGGCGCTCCCGAACGGGTATGCGACACATATCGGCCAGCGCGGCGTCAAGCTATCGGGAGGGCAAAAGCAGCGATTGAGTATCGCGCGCGTGTTCTTGAAAAACCCACCGATTATTATTCTGGATGAAGCAACAAGCGCGCTCGATCCTGCAAGTGAGCAGGCGATTCAAGAGTCGCTGGAGCTGCTCACCAGCAACCGCACCACTCTGGTGATCGCCCATCGCCTATCGACCGTCAGACATGCCCAGCGCATCGTTGTCTTGACGGATAGCGGGATTGAGGAGCAGGGCACCCATGATGAGCTCATCGCGCGGGATGGCATCTACGCGAATCTGTACGCCCTGCAATTGCTGACAACCGTGACGGATCTGCCAGGGCAGCGCGACGCGACCCGAGGTGCGAGCGAGTCTGCAAGCATGCCCCTCACCTATCCAGCCACGTCGTGAGCGGCCACGCGCGGAAGCCCAGGCACCGCGCGGGTCGCCTCATCAGCCCGCTGACATGTCCACAGCCGCCGTCGGGGCAGCGCCATCTGCTCCTCGGCGTGCCAGGAGGCGATAGGCCCGTTACGTCTGCTCGCCCTGCCGAACGCACCGGATCAGCCTGCGGACGCTGGCAGGTCAACGAGCTGATCCATGCCGCCCCGCACCGGCGATGCACGGAACTGCCGGTCCTGCGCATGCACCGTCACGGGTAGACCGTGCGCTGGTCGCATCCCGATCATCGGCTCGACGATGCTCCCTGGAACCACCGCCACGCGGAAGCGCCGGAGGAGCATCGCCAGCACCACGCGCAGCTCCTGCATGGCAAATGCCCAGCCGATACACAGATGCGGCCCGGCGGCGAAGGGGAGGTAGGCGTAGGGCGACGGATGCAGCGCGGCCCAGCGTTCGGGCAGGAAGCGATCAGGCTCCGCATAGATCTGCGGCATGCGGTGCGTGATAAACTCGCTGAAGATGATCGTCGCGCCCTTGGGCACCGCGTAGCCGCCAAGCTCGGACGGCGCGGATGCCACCCGAATACCGATCGGCGCGGGCGGCAAGAGGCGCAGGCTCTCCTTGATCACCCCTTCCAGCAGGGACAGGCGACCCAGGTCCTCCACGGTCGGCGCGCGGTCGCCGATCTCGCGCTCCAGCTCATCCACCACGTCGGCCAGGACGCGCGGATGCTGGTCGAGCAGAAACAACGTCCAGGTGAGCGCGTTGGCCGTCGTCTCGTGTCCGGCGACAAAGAGCGTAAACGCATGACCGACCAGCTCGTCGTCGCTGAGCTGCGACCCGTCCTCGTCGTGCGCCCGCACGAGTGCGGCCAGCACATCCGGCGTGTCGCGCTGGGCGCGCTTGCGCTCGATGAGCGAGCGGATGTAGCCCTCCAGCCGCTCGACGAGCCGATTGAACCGATGGAAGGGCAGCCCCGGCAGATTGGCGGGCGCGAGCAGCACCAGCGGCGATTGGCTGATCGCGATGATGCGCTGGAGCAGCCGCCCAACGCGATCGAGCTCGGTCGTATCATCGACGCCAAACAGCGTCTTGACCGCGATGCGCTGGGTCAATTGCCGCATCTCGGTCAGCACATCCAGCGCCGTGCCTGGCCGCCACCGCTCAAGCATCTGCCCGGTGAGCGCAACCATGTCGGCGTGGTAGTGCGCGATCTGCTGGTGATGAAAGGCTGGCTGCATCAGGCGGCGCTGCTGCCGGTGATGCGCGCCGTTCATGACGGCCAGATTGTTGACCATCAGCCGACCGAAGGCGGTCTGCCTGGGCAGGCGCGAGAAGAACGGACCAACGGTGTTCTCGAACCGGTCGGCATGCGCCAGCAGGTGGCGATTGAGCTCCGGCCCAAACACGAACATGTAGGACGGATCGCCCGCTGCCAGCGCGACCACATCGCCGTAGGTGCTGTGGAGCTGACGCAGGTAGCCGAAGGGATTGCGATACAGCGTGAGCAGCCGGGCGCGACCGCCGATCAACGGCAGGCCGCGCGGGCCGGGAATCGATGAAGCCGACGTAACAAGCGAAGCCATGATCGTTGCGGTCGTGCCGTTATCCGACGGCACCGTCCGCCCTCCAGGTAGATGGTTAACCGACAGTGGGAAGTGTGATCGACGACGGATGGGCCTGGTTGGCTGCCTGCATGGCCGTGGCGGTCAGCGCTGATGTAGACCAGCACATCAGGCCGCGCAAGGGTACGGTTGTCGCGTAGCGCCCGTCCACCCACGGTGAAACGACCGAGCGCGCCGACGCTCGGCGTGGGGTCCTGGGGATCGTAGCGGGTTTCGGGGGCGGGAGGCGGAACATGCGCGCCATGAATCGGCCAGAGGTGCTCATGGTTCGTCACCTTGCAGAGGTCGTCCCGGCACCCGGACCTCGTAGGCCGCACGGCGCGGGGAACGACGATCGTGCCCGGCGCACAACACAGCGCCGGGGTCTGCCGACCAGACTTCCCGGCGCTCCATGCAGCTCACGTATGTGACACGCTCCGCCCAGTATAGCACAGCGGGGACCCCTCACAAGGACCAAAAGACCAATCTTACCGCCAGGCGCGGGCTCCTCATTCGCGGCAGCGCCGTGAGGCCAGTGCACGCGCTCGACCGGCTACGGACTAACCGTAGCCGGAACCTGGCTTCTCGGCACGTCGAATGAG belongs to Herpetosiphonaceae bacterium and includes:
- a CDS encoding beta-ketoacyl synthase N-terminal-like domain-containing protein, with the protein product MLTEHDRGDADIAVVGMAGRFPGANTIQALWDNLCRGVESIRFPDQQELEALGVDAAALRDPHYVKASAVMDGVELFDAAFFGYTPREAELMDPQHRLFLECAWAALEHAGYDPERYPGTVGVFGGGTTNTYLLYNLLSNRETLGAFDPMQIDVSNASDFVATRISYKLNLKGPSFTVQTACSTSLVAIHIACQSLLNEECDMALAGGVSVHVKHPEGYWYLDGGNVSPDGHCRPFDARGAGTIFGSGVAAVMLKRLDDALRDGDHIHAVVKGSALNNDGAVKVGFTAPSVEGQTQVITEALAVADIRADTIRYVETHGTATKLGDPIEIRALTKAFRTQTNARHFCAIGSVKSNLGHLASAAGVTSFIKTVLMLEHGLIPPSLHFEQPNPDIDFENSPFYVNTQLTDWPQTHTPRRAGVSSFGVGGTNAHVVLEAAPARQPSSASRSWQLLLLSAKTGSALEAMTADLARHIAAQPDLNLADAAYTLQVGRSVFGQRRIVVCSSPADAVHVMETHDRSRIFSGVSQMQDRPVVFMFPGMGDHYVDMALELYQSEPTFRSWVDRCAALLTPVLGRDIREVVYPQGTAPRASADAPAASGQIDLRALLRRSGWQTDHGAQPINETALAHPILFTIEYALAQLWITWGVRPQAMIGYSIGEYVAACVAGVFSLEDALTLVARRAQLIQGLPSGAMLAVLLPEAEVLPWLRADLALAAVNTPQACVVSGTSEAVAELEQTLLGQGIACQRVQTTHAFHSWMMAPIEEPLQTLLAQIRLRPPTIALFSTVTGNWMDAGEATDPAYWSRHMRHPVRFASGLQALLQQPDQVLLEMGPGQTLAAMAKQHPAHTAEHVVLASLRQPHHQQPDLAVLLGTLGKLWIAGVAIDWQGFYAGEQRRRVALPTYPFERQRYWIDAQTTPREEAAPTPAERTADIADWFYTTSWKRSRLPAPARQTDLAQGPAAPWLVFVDDTGLGRSLAQRLAELGQPVIQVRRGGQFARIDTDAYTIDLRQREDYSALLRDLAARSQMPYAVVHCASLIHAPPAAADAATFKETQDTGFRSLIFLAQALEEQGLAAPLRLWVISNYVHLVESTDATHPARATILSPCLVIPQEYPLITCRYVEMSPAQSALEQARQADHLLAEMQATTDDPIVAYRGNRRWVPTFEPVQLAADRAPTYPLREHGVYMITEGLVGVGWALAQLLVLTVGAKLLLIERADFPQPEHWSSWLTTHDAADEVSRKLARLQTLQASGAQVLVASADGTDLDAMQAAVALGLARFGDLHGVIHTTGSIGSSAFTPIQELGDTEAEHQIMRTMQQLSALVETLAARELDFCLLTSSLSSVLGGLGQAAHAAASLFMDALAEHQTQTTGTPWLSVDWDIWQPEGDAAAMPNAPLAQFMIEPHAGVEAARRLLTERPGSRVVVSTGDLASRIKQPPRAADALGGAGAGGLRAQHPRPQLSSPYVAPRTDLERTIMDTWQAVFGLEQIGIDDNFFELGGNSLIAIHTMTRLKKILQVEVPTAMLYQRPTIRFLAELLAQDEDEAARQMAERLAKRKADLGRRHQVVQRRR
- a CDS encoding ABC transporter ATP-binding protein — protein: MRARRTIFLSYYKPYLRLLVADLVCAFVVSAITLILPLCARYITKHIVAGQVPNALEQIYAVGAGMLALVVLHALCNTFVDYQGHMMGTLMERDMRRDLFAHYQTLSLPFYDQQHTGQLMTRMTNDLEAVSELAHHGPEDLAIGLLKFVGAFSILITINVELTLIIFLFFPIMTVYAMYFNKKMNAALRASKDRIGDINALVEDTLAGIRVVQSFTNEALENKKFADANQRFVESRRAGYRSEAYFSEGMVAFTQLMTIVVVVVGGVAIVQTRLDVADLVTYLLYIGVLIEPIQRFVNIARLYQEGITGFDRFMEMMEVQPDIHDAAETMALSRVRGHVAFQDVSFRYNEDYDHILRNISLEIKAGEYVALVGASGVGKTTLCSLLPRFYDVSQGQILLDGTNIRDIRLSSLRRSIGFVHQDVYLFAGTIADNIRYGNLDAREEDIIEAAKKAHAHAFIMALPNGYATHIGQRGVKLSGGQKQRLSIARVFLKNPPIIILDEATSALDPASEQAIQESLELLTSNRTTLVIAHRLSTVRHAQRIVVLTDSGIEEQGTHDELIARDGIYANLYALQLLTTVTDLPGQRDATRGASESASMPLTYPATS
- a CDS encoding cytochrome P450 codes for the protein MPSDNGTTATIMASLVTSASSIPGPRGLPLIGGRARLLTLYRNPFGYLRQLHSTYGDVVALAAGDPSYMFVFGPELNRHLLAHADRFENTVGPFFSRLPRQTAFGRLMVNNLAVMNGAHHRQQRRLMQPAFHHQQIAHYHADMVALTGQMLERWRPGTALDVLTEMRQLTQRIAVKTLFGVDDTTELDRVGRLLQRIIAISQSPLVLLAPANLPGLPFHRFNRLVERLEGYIRSLIERKRAQRDTPDVLAALVRAHDEDGSQLSDDELVGHAFTLFVAGHETTANALTWTLFLLDQHPRVLADVVDELEREIGDRAPTVEDLGRLSLLEGVIKESLRLLPPAPIGIRVASAPSELGGYAVPKGATIIFSEFITHRMPQIYAEPDRFLPERWAALHPSPYAYLPFAAGPHLCIGWAFAMQELRVVLAMLLRRFRVAVVPGSIVEPMIGMRPAHGLPVTVHAQDRQFRASPVRGGMDQLVDLPASAG